In Pseudomonas sp. MM213, a genomic segment contains:
- a CDS encoding alpha/beta hydrolase family protein, with protein MSKQKITFRNPQGISLSGLLETPESPRAYALFAHCFTCGKDIKAAARIARALVDNNIAVLRFDFTGLGSSDGDFSNSNFSSNVADLVAAAEYLRDTYQAPSILIGHSLGGAAVIAAAKHIPEAKGVVTIGAPAEAAHVMKQFKGHVEAIRDIGEYKVMLAGREFTIKKQFLDDIEAQQQDTNIANLRRALLVFHSPVDSVVLIEQAQKIYLTAKHPKSFISLDSADHLLTNNQDADYVASCITAWSSRYL; from the coding sequence ATGAGCAAACAAAAGATAACGTTCCGAAACCCCCAGGGTATAAGCCTGTCAGGTCTGCTTGAAACGCCGGAGTCGCCCAGAGCCTACGCATTGTTCGCCCACTGCTTCACCTGTGGAAAGGATATTAAAGCTGCCGCCAGAATTGCTAGAGCGCTAGTCGACAATAATATCGCTGTACTCCGGTTTGATTTCACTGGCCTAGGCAGCAGTGATGGCGACTTCTCCAACAGCAATTTTTCCTCCAACGTTGCCGACCTGGTAGCGGCGGCGGAGTATTTGCGTGACACATATCAGGCTCCATCCATCTTGATTGGTCATAGCCTGGGTGGAGCCGCAGTCATAGCGGCGGCGAAGCACATTCCAGAGGCAAAGGGTGTAGTGACAATCGGTGCCCCTGCTGAAGCGGCCCATGTCATGAAGCAGTTCAAAGGTCACGTAGAAGCGATCAGAGACATTGGTGAATATAAAGTAATGCTGGCAGGAAGAGAGTTCACCATAAAAAAACAGTTTCTCGATGATATTGAAGCCCAACAGCAGGATACAAATATCGCTAACCTACGACGCGCACTACTTGTTTTTCACTCCCCAGTGGACAGCGTTGTATTAATAGAGCAAGCCCAGAAAATTTACCTGACAGCTAAACACCCCAAGAGCTTCATTTCGCTCGACTCGGCTGACCACTTGCTTACTAACAATCAGGATGCGGATTATGTAGCGTCATGCATTACCGCCTGGAGCTCTAGGTATCTGTAA
- a CDS encoding flavin-containing monooxygenase: MSLLDFDVDPESAMPLTAIIIGTGFAGIGMAVALQKAGVEDFVILEKKHDVGGVWRDNTYPGAACDVPSHLYSFSFEPNPGWSQVFAPQGEIHNYLKHCAEKYGLSKYIRFGAEVASAEFDEATSLWQVIQKDGTVLSASLLISGAGQLSRPAFPKLAGMDNFKGHVFHSATWDHSYSLAGKRVAVVGTGASAIQFVPAIADQVEHLKVFQRSPAHVMPRPDRAYSEREKTLLRNVPWLMKAYRASIYLRYESRALAFTRFKSLMKWAVGIPFRKLLTEQVTDPVLRQKLTPDYPFGCKRILLSSEYLKTMSRPNVELVTDGIVRVTEDGIETADGRRHEVDAIVYGTGFAATEFLSPMRIVGRGGINLNQAWRDGTRAYLGLAVPNFPNFFMLYGPNTNLGHNSIVYMLESQIAHIMRCLRTLKATETNTVEIDQSAYDRFHRQIQNRLANTVWNGCRSWYVDEAGNNSTNWPGFTLSYRWLTRLSALHVYRFSRQFESGATIAESPDWFEVLKTRFLRGFLRTTFRSLIGPGLGVVAQRRVVRGLSQLMPGTTGVIRYRQQVNGVPVQVVAPKQGENGGVILYLHGGAFCLGSPDTHWSITSRLAKASRMSVWVANYRLAPEHPSPAALHDALACYEALRAQGYAADRIFLAGDSAGAALVLALALKLRDRYERFAAGLLLMSPVTDEHLTGASMTSRLKEDPMIRRGWLEQGLGWYASEATTSPLRVDLQGLPPMLVQVGDHELLLSDSIRLAEHAVNSGVNCRLEMYAERWHVFQLQAFYLHSAAKALNTVGEFAREQLSQAERTSS, encoded by the coding sequence ATGTCGTTGCTTGATTTTGATGTCGACCCTGAGTCCGCAATGCCCCTGACCGCGATCATTATCGGAACTGGTTTCGCTGGCATCGGCATGGCCGTTGCGTTGCAAAAGGCCGGCGTCGAGGACTTCGTCATCCTTGAAAAAAAACATGACGTAGGCGGTGTCTGGCGGGACAACACATATCCTGGCGCAGCGTGTGACGTGCCTTCGCACTTATATTCGTTTTCGTTTGAACCCAACCCGGGCTGGAGCCAGGTGTTCGCTCCGCAGGGTGAAATTCATAACTATCTGAAACATTGCGCTGAAAAATATGGGTTGAGTAAATACATCCGTTTTGGCGCTGAAGTTGCCTCCGCTGAATTCGATGAAGCCACTTCGCTGTGGCAAGTCATACAGAAGGACGGAACTGTACTGAGTGCTTCGTTGTTGATAAGCGGAGCCGGACAGCTGAGCCGCCCGGCATTTCCAAAATTGGCGGGCATGGATAATTTCAAAGGCCACGTCTTTCACTCGGCCACTTGGGATCACAGCTACTCACTAGCTGGTAAGCGGGTAGCGGTAGTCGGCACCGGAGCCTCTGCTATTCAGTTTGTACCGGCCATTGCCGACCAAGTGGAGCACTTGAAGGTTTTTCAGCGCTCACCCGCGCACGTGATGCCACGTCCCGACCGCGCTTACTCCGAACGAGAAAAAACACTGCTACGCAATGTTCCCTGGTTGATGAAGGCTTATCGAGCATCAATATATCTCCGATATGAATCACGAGCTCTGGCGTTTACCCGGTTCAAGTCTTTGATGAAGTGGGCGGTCGGTATTCCATTTCGCAAGCTGCTGACCGAGCAAGTGACTGATCCCGTACTGCGGCAGAAACTTACTCCTGATTATCCGTTCGGCTGCAAACGCATTTTGCTGTCTAGCGAGTACCTCAAGACAATGAGCCGGCCCAACGTGGAGTTGGTCACCGACGGTATTGTCCGGGTTACGGAGGACGGAATTGAAACCGCAGACGGCAGACGGCATGAGGTCGATGCGATTGTCTACGGCACCGGGTTCGCGGCCACTGAATTTTTGTCTCCGATGCGCATTGTCGGGCGCGGCGGAATAAACCTTAACCAGGCTTGGCGCGACGGTACCCGTGCTTATCTTGGACTAGCGGTTCCGAACTTTCCCAATTTCTTCATGCTCTACGGCCCAAACACCAACCTCGGCCACAACTCGATCGTGTATATGCTTGAAAGCCAGATTGCCCACATCATGCGATGCTTGCGCACTTTGAAAGCAACAGAGACGAATACAGTTGAGATCGATCAGAGCGCGTATGACCGTTTCCACCGACAGATTCAGAACCGCCTGGCCAACACGGTGTGGAACGGCTGCCGGAGCTGGTACGTCGATGAAGCCGGCAACAACAGCACTAATTGGCCAGGCTTCACCTTAAGCTATCGCTGGCTGACGCGACTCTCGGCTTTGCACGTGTACCGCTTTAGCCGTCAGTTCGAAAGCGGCGCCACAATAGCGGAATCACCAGATTGGTTTGAAGTGCTGAAAACTCGTTTTTTGCGGGGCTTCTTGCGCACCACATTTCGGTCACTGATCGGCCCGGGATTGGGTGTTGTCGCGCAGAGAAGGGTGGTCAGGGGACTTTCCCAGCTGATGCCCGGTACCACTGGCGTGATCCGATATCGCCAGCAGGTCAACGGCGTTCCCGTGCAAGTGGTTGCTCCCAAGCAAGGCGAGAACGGCGGTGTCATTTTATACCTGCACGGCGGAGCGTTTTGCCTCGGCTCCCCGGACACGCACTGGAGCATCACCAGTCGCTTGGCCAAGGCATCTAGGATGTCGGTATGGGTTGCGAATTACCGATTGGCTCCAGAGCATCCCTCCCCAGCAGCACTGCATGATGCGCTGGCATGCTATGAAGCCTTGCGGGCTCAAGGTTATGCCGCCGACCGGATTTTTCTCGCAGGCGATTCGGCGGGCGCTGCGTTGGTATTGGCCTTAGCCCTCAAGCTTCGAGATCGTTACGAGCGTTTTGCCGCTGGGCTGCTGCTGATGTCACCGGTAACCGACGAGCACTTGACTGGCGCCTCAATGACCTCGCGACTTAAGGAAGACCCCATGATTCGTCGCGGTTGGCTTGAGCAGGGATTGGGTTGGTATGCCTCCGAGGCGACGACCAGTCCATTGCGAGTGGATCTGCAAGGACTGCCTCCGATGCTGGTTCAGGTTGGCGACCATGAACTGCTGTTATCCGATTCCATCCGTTTGGCCGAACACGCAGTCAACAGTGGGGTGAATTGCCGGCTGGAGATGTACGCGGAACGATGGCACGTCTTTCAGCTTCAAGCCTTTTACCTGCACTCAGCGGCCAAAGCGCTGAACACAGTGGGTGAGTTTGCCCGTGAGCAACTTTCACAGGCGGAGAGAACAAGTTCGTGA
- a CDS encoding response regulator: MNLLTQIRLALIDDHTLVRDGIRALLSVIPTVTVVGEAENGKDAMVMVEHCNPDLLLVDINLPDMNGLELTRKIRDRYPTVKVLVLSMYDSKEYVSESLRSGASGYVLKNAPSREIVAAIEAIKNGGTFYSAEIAQKLLLDDGTTNVLTPRESQVLYKITQGLNNKEMARELDISVRTVETHRMSIRRKLNIDKPAALVKYAIDHGIIPS, encoded by the coding sequence ATGAACTTATTAACACAAATCCGTTTAGCCTTGATCGATGATCACACCTTAGTGCGCGATGGGATCAGGGCTCTACTATCAGTCATTCCGACTGTGACAGTGGTTGGTGAGGCTGAAAATGGCAAGGATGCTATGGTGATGGTTGAGCACTGCAATCCAGATCTTCTGTTGGTCGACATCAATCTTCCCGACATGAACGGTCTTGAGTTGACGCGAAAAATACGCGACAGGTACCCCACCGTGAAGGTACTCGTGCTCAGCATGTATGATAGTAAAGAGTATGTAAGTGAATCCCTACGCTCGGGCGCGAGTGGCTATGTATTGAAAAATGCACCCTCAAGAGAGATTGTCGCTGCGATTGAAGCAATTAAAAACGGAGGTACCTTCTACAGTGCTGAAATCGCACAAAAGCTCCTTCTAGATGATGGTACTACCAACGTTCTAACGCCCCGGGAAAGCCAAGTTTTATATAAAATTACCCAAGGGCTGAACAACAAGGAAATGGCACGAGAACTGGACATCAGCGTCAGGACTGTAGAAACCCATCGCATGAGCATTCGACGCAAACTCAACATCGACAAACCTGCTGCATTGGTAAAGTATGCAATAGACCATGGAATAATTCCAAGCTAA
- the gorA gene encoding glutathione-disulfide reductase yields MPYDFDLYVIGAGSGGVRAARFSAGFGAKVAVAESRYLGGTCVNVGCVPKKLLVYGAHFAEDFEQSQGFGWTPGEAKFDWATLIANKDREINRLNDIYRNLLANSGVTLHEGHAKIVDPHTVEINGERYTANNILITTGGWPQIPEIPGHEHAISSNQAFFLKDLPKRVLVVGGGYIAVEFAGIFHGLGAKTTLLYRGDLFLRGFDSAVRKHLQDELTRRGMDLQFNADIERIDKQADGSLKATLKDGRQLEADCVFYATGRRPMLDNLGLENTGVKLDKKGFVEVDQLYQTAEPSILALGDVIGRVQLTPVALAEGMAVARRLFKPEQYRPVDYKMIPTAVFSQPNIGTVGLTEEEAREAGHEVVIFESRFRPMKLSLTECQERTLMKLVVDAKTDKVLGCHMVGPEAGEIVQGLAIALKAGATKRDFDETIAVHPTSAEEFVTMRTPVEG; encoded by the coding sequence ATGCCCTATGATTTTGACCTTTATGTAATTGGTGCCGGTTCCGGCGGTGTGCGGGCCGCGCGTTTCTCCGCCGGTTTTGGCGCGAAAGTGGCTGTGGCCGAAAGTCGCTACTTGGGTGGTACGTGTGTGAACGTTGGCTGCGTGCCGAAAAAACTGCTGGTCTACGGAGCGCACTTCGCCGAAGACTTCGAGCAATCGCAAGGTTTTGGCTGGACTCCGGGCGAGGCGAAGTTTGATTGGGCGACGCTGATTGCCAACAAGGATCGCGAAATCAATCGCCTGAACGACATCTACCGCAATCTGCTGGCCAACAGCGGCGTGACCTTGCATGAGGGTCACGCGAAAATCGTCGATCCGCATACCGTCGAGATCAATGGCGAGCGCTACACCGCCAACAACATCCTGATCACTACTGGTGGCTGGCCGCAGATCCCCGAGATTCCGGGGCACGAACACGCGATCAGTTCCAATCAGGCATTCTTCCTTAAAGATCTGCCCAAGCGCGTTCTCGTGGTCGGTGGTGGTTACATTGCCGTGGAGTTTGCCGGGATCTTCCACGGCCTAGGCGCCAAGACCACGCTGCTGTATCGCGGTGATCTGTTCCTGCGCGGCTTCGACAGTGCAGTACGCAAACATTTGCAGGATGAGTTGACCAGGCGTGGCATGGATCTGCAATTCAATGCGGACATCGAGCGAATCGACAAACAAGCCGATGGCAGCCTGAAAGCAACCCTCAAGGATGGTCGTCAGCTTGAGGCGGACTGCGTGTTCTACGCTACCGGTCGACGTCCGATGCTCGACAACCTGGGCTTGGAAAACACTGGCGTCAAACTCGATAAGAAAGGTTTTGTCGAGGTCGATCAATTGTATCAAACCGCTGAACCGTCGATCCTGGCTCTGGGTGATGTGATTGGTCGGGTGCAGCTCACGCCGGTCGCTCTGGCTGAAGGCATGGCCGTTGCTCGGCGCTTGTTCAAGCCTGAGCAGTATCGTCCGGTGGATTACAAGATGATCCCGACGGCGGTGTTCAGCCAGCCTAACATCGGCACTGTCGGGTTGACCGAAGAAGAGGCGCGAGAGGCCGGGCACGAAGTGGTGATCTTTGAAAGCCGTTTCCGGCCGATGAAATTGTCGCTGACTGAATGTCAGGAGCGCACTTTGATGAAGCTGGTGGTGGACGCCAAGACCGACAAGGTCTTGGGCTGCCACATGGTCGGCCCGGAGGCCGGCGAGATCGTGCAGGGTTTGGCGATTGCGCTGAAGGCGGGCGCGACCAAGCGCGATTTCGACGAAACCATCGCCGTGCATCCGACGTCCGCTGAAGAGTTCGTCACCATGCGCACACCGGTTGAGGGTTAA